The nucleotide window ATTTCCTCGATTTCCTCCTCCGTCTCGCCCGTGATTCTGTAGCCACCGAGCCTTAGATAGCGCTGGGGAGTTAAACCAGTGTGCCCCATAACCGGAATTCCCATTCTAACGAGCTTCCTGACGAGCTTCTCGTGGTCGGCACCGCCTTCAATCTTCACAGCATCGGCTCCGGCCTGAATAAGCCGAACGGCGTTCTTAACGCCCTCCTCGATGCTGACTTCGTAGCTGGAGAAGGGCATATCCGCTAAAACGAGCGCCCGCTTAACGGCCCTTGCAACGGCCCTCGTGTGGAATACCATCTGCTCCATCGTCACGTTGAGCGTGTTGTTATCGCCGTAAACGACCATGCCAAGGGAATCGCCAACGAAGACGATGTCAATTCCCGCTTTATCGGCCAGGAGCGCCGAGGGATAATCGTATGCCGTCACCATCGTGATTTTCTCCTTCCCCTTCATCTCGCGGATTTTCTTCGGCGTTACCTCCCTCATGCCACCACCGGCTTCGTTTCGACGGCGGTCTAATTAACGGTTTCGATAGGGTTATATACCAACGTCGGTAATTACCTACAGGTGGTAGCATGGGCAGGGTAAAGACGAGCGTTTACGTTGACGAGGAGCTGTGGAGAGAATTTAAAGAGCTGGCCCTTCGGGAGGGAAGTGAAGTTAGCAAACTGCTGGAAGAGGCAATAAGGAACTACATAGTCAGGGAGCTGATAAACGTTGACGACTCGGACATCCCAATATGGTTCGAGCCGGTTAAAGTTAGGGGAAAGCCAGCATCAGAGATAGTGAGGGAGATGAGGGATGAACGGGAGAAAAGCCTACTTGGACAGTAGCGCACTCATCAAGCGCTACGTGGACGAGAATGGGAGTGAGGTCGTCAAGGAGCTATACAAGAAAGCCTACAGCGGGGAAGTCAAGCTTGTAACGAGTCTCTGGAATGTGGGAGAAGCACTCGGAGTCTTTGACAGAAAAAAGCGAAGAGGCGAGCTTGATGAGAAAACTCACGACTTCGTAAGGAGAGCCCTCCTTGCGGACATTAAACGACTCTCAACCCTTGGTGTTCTCGAACTCGTACCCGTCCATTCCATGCTCCTCGCCGATGCGTGGGAGTTGATTGAGGGGTATCACATTTATCAGGCAGACGCCTTGCAGATAGTTTCGGCGAAGTACGTTGGAGCCGATGCCTTTTACACCGCAGATAAGAGGCTTCACGATGTGGCCCTTAAAGAGGGCCTGAACTCAATCCTCCTGGGGGTGAGAGAATGAGAACCTGGGAGCACTACGAGCACACGGCAGACATAGGCGTTCGCGGTTACGGCTCAACTCTGGAGGAGGCCTTCGAGGCGGTCGCGCTGGGTCTCTTCGACGTGATGGTGGACGTGAGGAAGGTCGAGCCGAGGGAGTGTCGCGAGGTTGAGGTGGAAGAAGAGGACCTGGAGGCGCTCCTGTACAGCTTCCTTGAGGAACTCCTGGTGCTCCACGACATGGAGGGGCTGGTCTTCGGCGACGTCAGGGTCAGGATAGAGAAGACAGAGAACGGCTACCGCCTCAAAGCGAAGGCCTGTGGAGAGGTCCTCGACTACGAGAAGCACGAGCCGAAGGAGGAAGTCAAGGCGATAACCTACCACGACATGAGGATTGAGAAGCTCCCCGACGGGAGATGGATGGCGCAGTTCGTCCCCGACCTGTGAGGTGATTGGATGAGCGCGAGGGACGTTATCAGGGAAACCAATCCCCCATTTTACGAACGCTACTCAAGGCTCGACGATTCGGACGAGTTCTGGGAGTTCATGGTTAAGCCCCTCAGGCAGAGCATCAGGGTGAACACGCTCAAGGCACCGCTGGAGGTTGTGGTTGAGAGACTCAGAGAGGAGTTCGAGCTCGAGCCGATTCCCTGGGTCAGGGAGGGGTTCTTCATCAACGTTGACAACCTCGCGAAGGTCCCGGAGCACGGCCTCGGCTTAATCTTCGGCCAGGAAGCGAGCTCAATGATTCCGCCGGTGGTTCTCAAGCCGAGGCCGGGGGAGCTGGTTTTGGATATGGCCGCTGCGCCGGGCTCGAAGACCGGACAAATAGCCCAGTACATGGAGAACGAAGGCTGTATAATCGCCAACGACCCCAACAGGGACAGGGCCAACGTTCTGATAGCGAACCTCAACAGAATGGGGGTCCTGATAGCGAGGGTAACGACGAGAGACGGGGCCAAATTCGCGCGCTTCGAGAATACCTTCGACAGGGTTCTGCTCGATGCCCCCTGCTCCTCGGTGGGGATGATACGAAAGAGCTGGCGCTTCCTGAGGGAGTGGCGTGAGAAGGCCGTCGTCAAGTACATGAACATTCAGAAGAGGCTCATCTTGGCGGGCTACAAAGCGTTAAAGCCCGGCGGAACTCTCGTATACTCCACATGCACGATAGACCCGCTGGAGAACGAAGAGGTCGTTGACTACCTCCTGAGGAAGACCGACGCGAGGCTTGAAAAGATAGACCTGCCCGTGAAGACGAGCGAGCCCGTCCTTGAGTGGGAGGGGAAGACCTACTCGGACGAGCTGAGGAAGGCTTTGCGTATACACCCGAACGACAACGACACCGAGGCCTTCTTCATAGCGAAGATAGTCAAGCCGGGTGATGGGGAATGAGCAACCCAAGAAACGAGATTGGGAAAACCGGCGATGCCGAGCTCGTTAAAAGGCTCCTTATCGAGAACTATGGTTATGCTCCGGAGCTAATCTACGAGATAAGGGGCAACCACAGCAAGGTCTACGCCTACAAGCCTTGTCAGTTGAAGATAAGCGACACAGGCAGGCGAGGAATTTACTTCGGCAGGATAGAGAGCGACGGGATAAGGCTTACCATCGAGGGTGCCTTCCTCGTCGGACCAAGGGCAACGAAGAACGTTGTTGAGCTGGACGATGAGCGAGCGAGGCGCTACTTGGCCGGGGAGAGTGTTGAGATTGATGCGCCGGACGGCTGGGTGCTCCTCAAATGGCGCTCCTACTACCTCGGCTCCGCTAAGGCCAAGAACGGGAGGTTGCTCAACTACGTCCCGAAGGAGAGGAGGTTAAGGCTTGAGTAACATTTCCGTCCCGCGAAAGCTTAAAATAATTTTAGGGCAACCTAAGGAGGGGTGAGAAGATGGTTCCGCTGAAGAGGATTGACAAAATCCGCTGGGAGATTCCGAAGTTCGACAGGAGAATGCGCGTTCCGGGCAGGGTTTATGCTGACGACCAGCTCATCGAGAAGATGCGGCAGGACAGGACGCTGGAGCAGGCCGCCAACGTTGCCATGCTCCCGGGCATCTACAAGTACTCCATAGTGATGCCCGACGGGCATCAGGGCTACGGCTTCCCGATTGGCGGCGTCGCCGCGTTCGACGTAAAGGAAGGTGTGATAAGCCCCGGAGGCGTCGGATACGACATTAACTGCCTTGCCCCCGGCTCAAAAGTCCTCACGGAGCACGGATACTGGATTAAGGTTGAGGAAATGCCCGAAAAGTTCAAGCTCCAGGGTCTGAGGGTCTACGACGTTGACGAGGGCCACAATGATTTCTCACAGGTTGCCTTCGTCGCCGAGAGGGACGTCGAGGAGAACGAGCTCGCGGTGAGAATCATCACCGAGTCAGGAAAGGTCATCGAGGGCAGTGAAGACCACCCGGTTCTAACCCCCCAGGGCTACGTTTACCTCGGCAACGTCAAGGAGGGGGATGAAGTCCTCATTTATCCGTTCGAGGGCGTTGAGTTCGAGGAGCGGAAGGGCGTTCTCCTAAGCGAGGATGACTTTAAGGGCGAGGACGGCCAAATAGTGAAGTTCCTGCGCGAGAGAAAGCTACTTCCGCTCCGCTGGGACGACCCGAGGATAGGAACCCTCGCGAGAATCCTCGGCTTCGCCTTCGGCGATGGTCACCTCGGCGAGATGGACGGCAGGCTCTACCTGAGCTTCTACGGGAAGGAGGAGACGCTGAAGGAGCTCAAGAAAGACCTTGAGAGGCTCGGCATCAGCGCGAACCTCTACGTGCGCGAGAGGGACTACCACATCGAAACGGTGAGTGGCGAGTACGAGGGCAGGAGCGTTTCAGCAGAGCTGAGGGTCACCTCAAGGAGCTTCGCCCTGCTCATGGAGAAGCTCGGAATGCCGAGAGGTAGGAAAGCGGAAACCCTGTACAACGTCCCTGAATGGATTAAGAGCGCGCCCCTCTGGGTGAAGAGGAACTTCTTGGCGGGTCTCTTCGCGGCCGACGGAAGCATCGTCGAGTTCAAGGGCAACACTCCACTTCCGATAAACCTCACCCAGTCAAAGGCGGAGGCGCTTGAAGAAAACCTCAGAGGGTTCATGGAGGAAATAGCAGGACTTTTGGCGGAGTTTGGCATCAGAACAACGGTTTACAGGGTCAAGTCGAAGAAGGGCGTAACGTACAGGCTGGCCCTCGTTGGAGAAGAGAGCATCAGGAACTTCCTCGGCAGGATAAACTACGAGTACGACATCGAGAAGAAGGCGAAAGGCTTAATCGCCTACGCCTATCTGAGGTTCAAGGAGCGCGTTAGGGCCGAGAGGAAGAGAGCCGCCGAAATCGCGAGAAGGGTTTACGCCGAGACCGGAAGCGTAGCAAAGGCCCACGAGGCCGTCAGAGATGTCGTCAACAAGCGCTTCGTAGAGAGGGCAATATACGAGGGTGAGAAAGAACCGCGCGTCCCCAAGGATTTCCCGACCTTTGAGGAGTTCGCGCGCGAGAGGGGCTACGAGGGCGGCTTCGTCGCCGAGAAGGTCGTTAAAGTCGAGAGGGTTAGGCCAAGCTACGAGAAGTTCTATGACATCGGCGTCTACCACAGGGCGCACAACTTCATAGCCAACGGAGTTGTCGTTCACAACTGCGGCGTCAGACTGATTAGAACGAATTTAACGGAAAAAGAAGTCAGACCAAGGATAAAGGAGCTCGTTGACACGCTCTTCAAAAACGTCCCGAGCGGACTTGGAAGCAAGGGAAGGGTGAGGCTCCACTGGACCCAGCTCGACGACGTCTTAGCGGACGGCGCCAAGTGGGCCGTTGACAACGGCTACGGCTGGAAGGAGGATTTGGAGCACCTTGAGGAAGGCGGGAGGATGGAAGGTGCCGACCCGAACGCCGTCAGCCAGAGGGCGAAGCAGAGGGGAGCGCCACAGCTCGGCTCCCTCGGCTCCGGAAATCACTTCCTCGAGGTTCAGGTCGTTGACAAAATCTACGACGAGGAGATAGCCAAGGCGTACGGCCTCTTCGAGGGGCAGGTTGTGGTAATGGTCCACACCGGTTCGCGCGGTCTCGGCCACCAGGTGGCGAGCGACTACCTCAGGATAATGGAGAAGGCCAACAGGAAGTACGGAATCCCCTGGCCCGACCGCGAGCTGGTGAGCGTTCCCTTCCAGAGCGAAGAAGGTCAGAGGTACTTCAGCGCGATGAAAGCTGCCGCGAACTTCGCCTGGGCCAACAGGCAGATGATAACCCACTGGGTCAGGGAGAGCTTTGAGGAGGTCTTCAGGAGGAAAGCGGAAGACATGGAGATGCACATCGTCTACGACGTGGCACACAATATAGCCAAGGTGGAGGAGCACGAGGTCGACGGGAGGAAGGTTAAGGTCGTCGTCCACAGGAAGGGAGCGACGAGGGCCTTCCCGGCAGGCCACCCGGACGTGCCAAGGGCTTACCGCGACGTCGGACAGCCGGTTCTGATTCCGGGCTCGATGGGAACGGCGAGCTACGTCTTAGCTGGAGCCGAGGGTTCGATGAGGGAGACCTTCGGAAGCTCCTGCCACGGCGCAGGAAGACTGCTCAGCAGAAAGGCCGCAACGAGGCAGTACCGCGGTGACAGGCTCAGGAACGAGCTCATGAGGCGCGGCATCTACGTCCGCGCGGCTTCGCTCAGAGTCGTCGCAGAGGAGGCCCCCGGAGCCTACAAGAGCGTCGATAACGTCGTTAACGTCGTCCACCAGGCTGGCATAGCGAAGCTCGTCGCCAGGATGCGCCCGATGGGCGTGGCGAAGGGCTGAGGTTTTTCAGCTCTTTTTTTGCTTTTCTGTATGTTCCCCGGATCAATATCGAAAGTCTTCCAAATCCCAGGCGAGACAGTTCTCGTTTTTCAACTCGTCTTTTTCAGAAATATCTTTTGCCACCAATCCATAGCTCTTCTCCCAGCCATCAAGTCCCACAAGCTCCGCCTTCCTCTCCAAGTCCTTCAAAATTCCCCGCGCTTCTCTTTCCTCCAACTCCTTCCACTTCACCTCAACGAAGAGCGCCTTCCTCTCGCGTTCGTTCAAAGCAACCAAATCAATCTCCTCGCCCTTACGCCACCACCTGCCGATTTTTGTAAAGCGGAACGGCAGCTTTCCGGCCCTGTTAAGGGCGATTAGAAACTGTCCCACAACGTCTTCAAAGACGCCTCCGAGGTAACGGTTGTAATCCTCC belongs to Thermococcus sp. AM4 and includes:
- the panB gene encoding 3-methyl-2-oxobutanoate hydroxymethyltransferase, with protein sequence MREVTPKKIREMKGKEKITMVTAYDYPSALLADKAGIDIVFVGDSLGMVVYGDNNTLNVTMEQMVFHTRAVARAVKRALVLADMPFSSYEVSIEEGVKNAVRLIQAGADAVKIEGGADHEKLVRKLVRMGIPVMGHTGLTPQRYLRLGGYRITGETEEEIEEILRDAKALERAGAFAVVLEFVLADVAKLVTEEVSIPTIGIGAGPYVDGQVLVWHDLLGIYESSPPFAKRYAELGKVIMEALSQYNREVKAGEFPSSEHYWEYQDKEDFERKARTALEKIRTGSGKGF
- a CDS encoding ribbon-helix-helix domain-containing protein; its protein translation is MGRVKTSVYVDEELWREFKELALREGSEVSKLLEEAIRNYIVRELINVDDSDIPIWFEPVKVRGKPASEIVREMRDEREKSLLGQ
- a CDS encoding type II toxin-antitoxin system VapC family toxin, which codes for MNGRKAYLDSSALIKRYVDENGSEVVKELYKKAYSGEVKLVTSLWNVGEALGVFDRKKRRGELDEKTHDFVRRALLADIKRLSTLGVLELVPVHSMLLADAWELIEGYHIYQADALQIVSAKYVGADAFYTADKRLHDVALKEGLNSILLGVRE
- a CDS encoding archease; the encoded protein is MRTWEHYEHTADIGVRGYGSTLEEAFEAVALGLFDVMVDVRKVEPRECREVEVEEEDLEALLYSFLEELLVLHDMEGLVFGDVRVRIEKTENGYRLKAKACGEVLDYEKHEPKEEVKAITYHDMRIEKLPDGRWMAQFVPDL
- a CDS encoding tRNA (cytosine(49)-C(5))-methyltransferase encodes the protein MSARDVIRETNPPFYERYSRLDDSDEFWEFMVKPLRQSIRVNTLKAPLEVVVERLREEFELEPIPWVREGFFINVDNLAKVPEHGLGLIFGQEASSMIPPVVLKPRPGELVLDMAAAPGSKTGQIAQYMENEGCIIANDPNRDRANVLIANLNRMGVLIARVTTRDGAKFARFENTFDRVLLDAPCSSVGMIRKSWRFLREWREKAVVKYMNIQKRLILAGYKALKPGGTLVYSTCTIDPLENEEVVDYLLRKTDARLEKIDLPVKTSEPVLEWEGKTYSDELRKALRIHPNDNDTEAFFIAKIVKPGDGE
- a CDS encoding intein-containing RctB family protein, with amino-acid sequence MVPLKRIDKIRWEIPKFDRRMRVPGRVYADDQLIEKMRQDRTLEQAANVAMLPGIYKYSIVMPDGHQGYGFPIGGVAAFDVKEGVISPGGVGYDINCLAPGSKVLTEHGYWIKVEEMPEKFKLQGLRVYDVDEGHNDFSQVAFVAERDVEENELAVRIITESGKVIEGSEDHPVLTPQGYVYLGNVKEGDEVLIYPFEGVEFEERKGVLLSEDDFKGEDGQIVKFLRERKLLPLRWDDPRIGTLARILGFAFGDGHLGEMDGRLYLSFYGKEETLKELKKDLERLGISANLYVRERDYHIETVSGEYEGRSVSAELRVTSRSFALLMEKLGMPRGRKAETLYNVPEWIKSAPLWVKRNFLAGLFAADGSIVEFKGNTPLPINLTQSKAEALEENLRGFMEEIAGLLAEFGIRTTVYRVKSKKGVTYRLALVGEESIRNFLGRINYEYDIEKKAKGLIAYAYLRFKERVRAERKRAAEIARRVYAETGSVAKAHEAVRDVVNKRFVERAIYEGEKEPRVPKDFPTFEEFARERGYEGGFVAEKVVKVERVRPSYEKFYDIGVYHRAHNFIANGVVVHNCGVRLIRTNLTEKEVRPRIKELVDTLFKNVPSGLGSKGRVRLHWTQLDDVLADGAKWAVDNGYGWKEDLEHLEEGGRMEGADPNAVSQRAKQRGAPQLGSLGSGNHFLEVQVVDKIYDEEIAKAYGLFEGQVVVMVHTGSRGLGHQVASDYLRIMEKANRKYGIPWPDRELVSVPFQSEEGQRYFSAMKAAANFAWANRQMITHWVRESFEEVFRRKAEDMEMHIVYDVAHNIAKVEEHEVDGRKVKVVVHRKGATRAFPAGHPDVPRAYRDVGQPVLIPGSMGTASYVLAGAEGSMRETFGSSCHGAGRLLSRKAATRQYRGDRLRNELMRRGIYVRAASLRVVAEEAPGAYKSVDNVVNVVHQAGIAKLVARMRPMGVAKG